In the Gammaproteobacteria bacterium genome, CGACGATGTTGGGACAATCGAAAAACTGCTTTCAGGCAGAAATTGATTCGGCCTGTGAATTTATCGACTTCCTCAGATTCAATGCCTATTACTATCAGGAAATCATGCGTGAGCAACCAATTTCTTCCGAAGGAATCTGGAATCAACTGGACTGGCGTCCGTTGGAAGGTTTTGTGTTAGCAATTACACCGTTTAATTTCACCGCAATTGCCGGCAACCTGCCCTCAACTCCGGCATTGGTCGGCAACACCGTGGTTTGGAAACCATCTCATACACAAATGCTATCGGCACACATTATTATGCAGGTTTTCAAAGAAGCCGGACTGCCCGATGGTGTGATTAACATGGTTGCTGCCGATGGTCCTGATGCGGGTAGAGTTTTGTTGCCTCGTCCGGAATTATCCGGCGTGCATTTCACCGGTTCAACAGGAACATTCCAACACATTTACAAAGAAGTCGGTGGAAATATCGACCGTTATCACTCCTATCCGCGCATGGTTGGAGAAACCGGTGGTAAAGATTTCGTCTTTGCCCATCAATCCGCCAACCCTAAAGCCGTTGCCACAGCCTTATCTCGTGGTGCTTTTGAATATCAGGGACAAAAATGTTCCGCAGCCAGCCGTGCTTATATCCCGGCATCAATGTGGGATGCGGTTAAAGATTATTTACAGGAAGATTTAGCCAGTTTTAAAATGGGCTCGACCCGTGATTTCGGCAATTTTATCAATGCCGTGATTGATGAGCGTTCATTCGATAAAATTTCAAACTACATCGAATTTGCTAAAAATGCCGATGATGCCAATGTGATAATCGGCGGAAAATGTGATAAATCAGTTGGCTACTTCATTGAACCAACTGTTGTTTTAACCACCAATCCGAAATTTAAAACTATGACCGAAGAAATCTTCGGACCGGTTCTAACCATCTACGTTTATGATGACAACCAACTGGATGAGACATTGGAATTATGCGATAAAGGCTCACCTTATGCTCTCACCGGTGCGATTTATGCCCAAGATCGTTATGTTATCAACCACATGATGGACAAACTGCGTTTCGCAGCCGGAAACTTCTACATCAACGATAAACCGACAGGAGCCGTGGTCGGACAACAGCCTTTTGGTGGCGGACGTGCTTCAGGAACCAACGACAAAGCAGGAAGTGCCCTCAATCTCTATCGCTGGATGTCTCCAAGAACAATTAAAGAAACTTTTGTTCCGCCAACGGATTATCGTTATCCATTTTTGGGGTAAGAAAATATGATTGCAAGAATATGGCATGGGACTACCAAACTTTCGGATATGGAAGAATACACAAAATTCATGAAAGCCAAGGCTGTCCCAGACTATAAAAGTACCGAAGGATTTGTAAAATTATCTTTTTTGAGACATGTCACAGATGATATTGCTCATTTCACCCTTATCACCTATTGGAAAAATCTGGAAGTGATAAAAAACTTTGCCGGCGAAGACTATGAAACACCTAAATACTACGATGAGGATAAAAACTTCTTACTGGAATTTGAAGATAAAGTGACTCATTATGAAGTTTTTGCTGAGGAATGACGATGATAGATAAATCTTTAGTAGGAAAGCTTTTCAGTTTCGATGCAAAACTAGAGAATTGGGCTGAGGGCATGGATTACTGCGCAGTTCGTGTGCCCATGAAGATCACGAATTCACTTGGTACTAGAGGTCCTGTACTAGTGAATGCAAGTGTAAACAATTCAGAGTTATTTCAGGTAAGCCTTTTTCCAGTAGGAGGTGGTAAACACTACATTCGAATTAAGGCAAAAATTCGTAAGCTTACAAAAACCAAGTCGGGTGATCGAGTTAAGCTGGACTTTGTGGTTTTAGACCCTAATGATGTAGATGTTCCTGATGAATTATTGGATTTATTAGAAACTGAAGGGATGATAGATGCTTTTATGGATATCCCCCCCGGAAAGAGAAATTATTTGATTCGTCGTATACAGGAAGCTGTAAAACCGGCCACCCGAGAAAAGCGAATTTGTGAAGCACTAGATGTGGCTATTGAGAGAGAACATAAAGCCTAATGGCAATGCATAACAAAGCGCATCAAACGAAAAATTTTCCCTTGCGCTCCAAATTTTCCTGTTAACTCCACATTAAGTTTCCAACAAAACAATAATCCCCCTTAACTCTCACCGAAATATTTTTGAAAATTTGGATTTACGTTTGCTTATGTTTGAATGTCGCTTGCGACATGAGTTCAAGCAAACGCCAAATTAGTGAAAATATTTTGGGAAGCCAGAGGCTGAGAGTTTGGGGTGTGTTTTGTGTTACTTTTCGCACAAGCAAAAGTAACGAGAAGAAAGATGATGAAACAAATCAGGCACGATAATTTTATAATTTAGATTTCTCGACTACGCTCGAAATGACGGTTTTTCTTTGATATCAAACTAAGTTTTTCGATTTGGACTTCAAAATCATCTGATTCGCCACAATCACATTAATCATCATAAATCCGAAAAGATATATGCTGGTGAATACAATCGCTGCAATTAGCCACAGCATATTGATAATGACATAGAAAGTAATTAACTTTTCTTTTCTTAATGTTTTGAAGAGAAACAAAAAAGCCAGAGGGAAAAACAAAAGTACATTTACATTATTTGCTGCAACGCTGTGACTGGTAAAAAACCATAATAGCAATAACCCTATTCCGACCAATGATTGTAAAATTAGCCAACTATTGACAGCGATCATCGCCGTTTTACCGTAATGCAATAGAATTAACATGAGGATGACAATTGCAAACATTGCGTAGTGAGTTTTCCAGAAACTGTATTGACTGAAAACTGACTCTTCCGGTTTTGGTTGATGAACCAACTCTAGTTTGCCAACCCACTCTGCCTTGATATTCTCCAAATCTTGGGCAAATACATCAGGAAAAATTGATAGCTGCCATTGATTGCGGTCTTTATATGCAGGCAAACCATAAGCGATGGCAATTCCCAAATTCATCCAGCTTTGGTTTTTTGCAGGAAATGTTAAGTCATACCAGCTTTGTCCGTTTTCGATGGAGTGTAATGATGTCAATATTTCACCATGTGTCACATCATCAATAATGTCGCGGATTCTTGAGGTGCAATTGTTACGAAAATAATCGTATTTGTAGTAACGGTTTTCAGGTTGAGCCAAATAATTGAGTTTACGAATTAGTTTGGCTTTTTCTTCATGATCGAGATTCAGCTTTTGCTTCCAAACGGTTCGTCCGCTTTCTATTGCAGACTCAAGCGCTTGTTGGGTGGGTTCGATTCCTAAAAAATAACGACTCTCTCCTTTGGCAAATTTAAGGAAAAAATCCTCTTCGTTAAAATCAAAATAACCAAAGCCATAAACATAATCATAGCTACTTGATTTAACCCGGATTGCAGTATGTCCGAAAGCTTCCCAGTAATCAGGACCCACACCTATGGTGATAAGATCAACTTCAACATTATCGGCATGATTTTGTGCACCAGAGTTTTGCCATAAAAGCAAAAGAAGCAAGAATATTAGCAGTGAAACTGTAAACTTCATTAAACCAATGTTAATTCCAAAGTTTTCAAACGTCTGTTATCGCTGGATAATACTTTGAATTTAAAATTGCCGAAATCAATCTCTTCATTCACATCTGGTAAACGACCTTCAGCATTGACAATCA is a window encoding:
- a CDS encoding DUF4105 domain-containing protein, which codes for MKFTVSLLIFLLLLLLWQNSGAQNHADNVEVDLITIGVGPDYWEAFGHTAIRVKSSSYDYVYGFGYFDFNEEDFFLKFAKGESRYFLGIEPTQQALESAIESGRTVWKQKLNLDHEEKAKLIRKLNYLAQPENRYYKYDYFRNNCTSRIRDIIDDVTHGEILTSLHSIENGQSWYDLTFPAKNQSWMNLGIAIAYGLPAYKDRNQWQLSIFPDVFAQDLENIKAEWVGKLELVHQPKPEESVFSQYSFWKTHYAMFAIVILMLILLHYGKTAMIAVNSWLILQSLVGIGLLLLWFFTSHSVAANNVNVLLFFPLAFLFLFKTLRKEKLITFYVIINMLWLIAAIVFTSIYLFGFMMINVIVANQMILKSKSKNLV
- a CDS encoding antibiotic biosynthesis monooxygenase, whose translation is MIARIWHGTTKLSDMEEYTKFMKAKAVPDYKSTEGFVKLSFLRHVTDDIAHFTLITYWKNLEVIKNFAGEDYETPKYYDEDKNFLLEFEDKVTHYEVFAEE
- the pruA gene encoding L-glutamate gamma-semialdehyde dehydrogenase, with product MISSHIPSVPHPVNEPVRQYLPGSAETLALQAEWDRMAAIKYEIPCVINGKDVFTDKTENVVMPHNHQHILGVSYLAGDKELNNAVDAALAAQEQWRSMPWQSRVAVFLKAADLLAGPYRNTINAATMLGQSKNCFQAEIDSACEFIDFLRFNAYYYQEIMREQPISSEGIWNQLDWRPLEGFVLAITPFNFTAIAGNLPSTPALVGNTVVWKPSHTQMLSAHIIMQVFKEAGLPDGVINMVAADGPDAGRVLLPRPELSGVHFTGSTGTFQHIYKEVGGNIDRYHSYPRMVGETGGKDFVFAHQSANPKAVATALSRGAFEYQGQKCSAASRAYIPASMWDAVKDYLQEDLASFKMGSTRDFGNFINAVIDERSFDKISNYIEFAKNADDANVIIGGKCDKSVGYFIEPTVVLTTNPKFKTMTEEIFGPVLTIYVYDDNQLDETLELCDKGSPYALTGAIYAQDRYVINHMMDKLRFAAGNFYINDKPTGAVVGQQPFGGGRASGTNDKAGSALNLYRWMSPRTIKETFVPPTDYRYPFLG
- a CDS encoding YdeI/OmpD-associated family protein — its product is MIDKSLVGKLFSFDAKLENWAEGMDYCAVRVPMKITNSLGTRGPVLVNASVNNSELFQVSLFPVGGGKHYIRIKAKIRKLTKTKSGDRVKLDFVVLDPNDVDVPDELLDLLETEGMIDAFMDIPPGKRNYLIRRIQEAVKPATREKRICEALDVAIEREHKA